The genomic interval TTGTAAGATTACTTCAATTGCAGACTGTACGTTTTTTCTTGTTTGTTTACTCTTGATGTTTGCACTCTGACCAAGCTCATCCCTCATGTGCTTACCAACATCACTTAATTGTTTGTCAGGTGGAATATAAACGGAAACAAGCTCAGTACCTCTGCCTTTCTTTTGTGCCAATTCTTTTAATATTTTTTTAAATTCGTACAATTCTTTTGATGATACTTCAGCCATGTAAATCCCTATAAAAATTAAATTAATATAATAGTAATAATTATCTTTTTAATAATATAAATAAGTAATGAAAAAATAGCTATTTTGATAAAATTTCATCGCCGAATTTATTAAATAAATTCAAATCACCCTCTGAAATGGTTTCGATTTCAAGCAAATCCATGCCGGTTATATCAATTATTTCACGGCCGAGATGGACATATGTGTCAGGATATTCATTATATCCGAATATGTGCCAGATGACATCGCCGTCAAAAACCATTTCAAGATACCAGTCATATCCTTCCAAATCATCAGGGTCACGTTCTATGGATTTTCTGTGATAATCATCAAAAATCCACATGTAGACATGATAGCGTGAAAGCAAATCCAGAATTTTATTTTCAGCATCAGATGTGAGCTCACTTTCAATGTATCCGTCAATGCAGCGATTTTCAAAGTTTACAATCAGACGTGGATTCGGCATTTCATAAGGATACGCCCTGTAATGGCCGAATTCCATACATTTGAGCTTTAATTTCTCTCCGTCAAGATAAACACCGTCACTTCTGATGTCATAAAAAAGAGGAGTTGCAAGCTGCATTTGGTAGTTCAAATGCAATACATCAAACCCAAAGCAATCCATGAGGATTTTGCCGAATTCTTCCCAGTTTTTCGGGAAGTTATTCTTGAAGCTGTATTCAGCGAATCCGTCGGTTGAATAGATAATCACTATACAGGAATAGACAAGTTCAATCTTTTCAAAGTAGTTGAACTGCTCGCTTTCAAAATCCTCAAATAAATCAAGCTTGTTAAAATCATGCAAAAATCTGTCAGCCTTTTCAAAGTCAAATGTTCGGATTTCACTTGTCATTCTGCTTCTAAGATCCACTAGAATATCAATCCATGAGTCATCGCAGAGAGGACTTTCAGAAAGGAACTTGTCGCCGCTTCCCCTTTCGGAAATTTTATAATAGCCTGCATTGTTTAAAAAGTCAATCGTGAAACATTCATAATGCCTGTTTAGACGTTTGAAGTTGAATCTTTGAGTGATTTCTATTTTTTCAATCATCACATATACTATATTTTACAAGCATAATAAAATTAATTAAAAAAATATATAAACCTAGTGTTATTAATTATATTTAAGTGATAGTATGGTTTTTAGAAGATGCCCACAATGCGGTTCAACAAGCGATGATGCATATGGATTTTGTATAAAATGCGGACATGAATTTCCGGAAATTCCAAAAACAGAAGGTACCTGTCCATTATGCGGTTTTCAAAATCCAGAAGAAGCGGATTTTTGTGTCAAATGCGGAACACCTCTTATCTTTAAAAACCAACTGGAAAACAACAGCATAATCAATCCTGTAGTCATCACCAAAACAGTCCCAAAAGCACAGGAAGCCCCGAAAAGAACCACATTCCAAACAATCATGGTAATTTTTGGATATCTGTTTTCAATACTCGGAGGCCTTCTCGGACTGATAATTGCAATATATCTTGTAACCAGAAAAAATCCTAGCCTTAAAAAACACGGTTATATTCAATTGGCAATTTTCATCTTCTACATTGCACTTATAATCATTTTATATGCAACAGGAAACATTCCAGGAGATATCATTGCGCAATATCGCCAGATTCTTTCCGGAAACATAACTTCATTGAGACTTTAGATATAAAATCACGGCATCCTCTCCGCTTTCATAATAGTTTGGAACAACCCTGTCCTGTTTAAAGTGGAATTGCCTGTAAAATTCTATAGCGCCCTTGTTGGATGCTCTAACTTCCAGATAAATTGTATCTGAAATCAAAAATAAGATGCTTATGGCCTTAGCTAAAAGCTCAGTCCCATAGCCTTTTCTTCTGTAATTTTTATCAACTGCAAGAGATATTATATGACCCTGATTTTCATATTTGAGCCAGAACATCACATATCCGACCACATAATCATTAACTTCAGCCACCAAAAAGCCAATACCCATTTCATATAACTCCTGAAATATTTTGATGCCGTATGACTGGTCAAATGACATGTTTTCTATTTCATAAACTCTTTTTAAATCAGTAGGGCGAAACTTTCTTACAATCATAATAAAATAAATTATAAAATGCAAGGTATTTAATAGTTTGTATGAATTAATATACAATTGAGGATGAAAAATGTGGAACGATTTTAGAGATTACATTTTAAGTGAAATTCAGGATAAACCAACAAAAATAGCCGAAGTAGGTGTTGGAAAATTCAGCATGATTGCTGATGAGTTATCAAAAAAAGAAAATATCACTCTAATAAAAACAGACATAATGCCTGCAGACGATACTGTAGTTAAAGACGATATTACCAATCCCAATTTAGATTTATACAAAGACACAGATATTATCTATTCAATCAGACCCCCAAGTGAACTTCAGCCACATATTGTTAAGCTTGCCCAGACAGTAAATGCACAGCTGATTATAAAGCCACTTACAAACGAAGATTTAAATACCGGCAGAGTTAAAATGAAATTAAAAAATTTCAAAAAAGCAAGTTTTTACATATTAAGGTGATGTTATGAGTGACATATTAACCAAATACAAAACATCGGCTGACGGACTTACCCATATGGAAGTTAAAAAAAGACAAAGCAAGTACGGTTTAAACCAGATTGAAGAAAAAAAGCCAACTCCACTGATTATTTTATTCCTGTCACAATTTGCAGACATTCTAATTGCTCTTTTAATTATTGCAGCCATTGCATCTTTTGCAATTGGCGATGTTATTGATGCAGGAGTAATCCTTTTGGCAGTTCTTTTAAACACAATTATCGGATTTATTCAGGAGTACCGATCCAGAAAAGCTGTTGAAAGCCTTAAAAATCTGATTACCAAAACTGCAGTTGTCAAAAGAGATGGCAAAACTGAAGAAATTAATGCAAAAGAACTGACAATCGGAGATATTGTTATACTTGAAGAGGGAGTTAAAGTACCTGCAGATCTGATTTTAATTGAAAGCAATCGCTTAAGCTGTGATGAATCCCAGCTTACCGGAGAGTCAGATGCCGTTAAAAAGGAATCCGATGACAGCATTTATATGGATTCCAATGTGATTACCGGTAACGGAGTTGGAGTTGTCAGCAAAATTGGAATGGATACCGAAATCGGTAAAATTGCCGGCATCGTACAGGAGGATGATGAGGAAACACCACTTGCAAAGCGTGTCGGAAAGCTTGGAAAAATTCTCTCTGCAATAGCCATTGTAGTATGTATTGCAATTTTTGTTTTGGAACTTCTTAAGGGAATTCCTCTTGTTGAAACATTTATGACAGCAGTTTCACTTGCAGTTGCTGCAATTCCGGAAGGCCTTCCTGCCGTTTTAACATTGACACTGGCTTTGGGAATGAGCGAAATGGCAAAATCAAATGCTATTGTCAGAAAGCTTCTCTCAGTTGAAACATTAGGTTCATGTACAATCATCTGCAGTGACAAGACAGGCACATTGACTGAAAATAAAATGACCGTAGTAGAGAGTTTTTATTTAAATAATGACAAAACACACCTTATTGGTAAATTATGTAACAATGCGGCCATAAACGGCGAAGATGTGATTGGAGACCAGACTGATGGAGCCATTTTAAAGTATTGTAAAGACCATGACTGCAGTCTTGAAAGAATTGATGAAATCCCACTTGACAGTAATCGTAAAATGATGACCACTATACATAGATTAGACAGTGAAAAATATATTGTTTTATCAAAAGGTGCTCCAGAAATAATTTTAGATAAATGTAAATACATAGATGATGATGGAAGTATCAAAATCCTTGACGATAAAATTAAGCAAACACTACTTGAAAAAGTTGGAGAAATGAGTGGTCATGAGTTAAGAGTAATCGGATTTGCATATAAAATCAGAGATGAAGATGATGATGAGCAAAACCTTACATTCACAGGACTTTTAGGCCTGATGGATCCTCCTAAAAAAGATGCGAAAAAAGCAGTTGAAGACTGTATAACCGCAGGAATAGACGTTGTCATGATTACAGGAGACCATGAAAAGACAGCATGTGCAATTGCAAGAGACCTTGGAATTCTTACAACAGGAAGAGTTATGACAGGAGCAGAACTTGAACAGCTCTCAGAAGAGGAGTATCTA from uncultured Methanobrevibacter sp. carries:
- a CDS encoding zinc ribbon domain-containing protein, which produces MVFRRCPQCGSTSDDAYGFCIKCGHEFPEIPKTEGTCPLCGFQNPEEADFCVKCGTPLIFKNQLENNSIINPVVITKTVPKAQEAPKRTTFQTIMVIFGYLFSILGGLLGLIIAIYLVTRKNPSLKKHGYIQLAIFIFYIALIIILYATGNIPGDIIAQYRQILSGNITSLRL
- the rimI gene encoding ribosomal protein S18-alanine N-acetyltransferase is translated as MIVRKFRPTDLKRVYEIENMSFDQSYGIKIFQELYEMGIGFLVAEVNDYVVGYVMFWLKYENQGHIISLAVDKNYRRKGYGTELLAKAISILFLISDTIYLEVRASNKGAIEFYRQFHFKQDRVVPNYYESGEDAVILYLKSQ
- a CDS encoding UPF0146 family protein, coding for MWNDFRDYILSEIQDKPTKIAEVGVGKFSMIADELSKKENITLIKTDIMPADDTVVKDDITNPNLDLYKDTDIIYSIRPPSELQPHIVKLAQTVNAQLIIKPLTNEDLNTGRVKMKLKNFKKASFYILR
- a CDS encoding calcium-translocating P-type ATPase, PMCA-type produces the protein MSDILTKYKTSADGLTHMEVKKRQSKYGLNQIEEKKPTPLIILFLSQFADILIALLIIAAIASFAIGDVIDAGVILLAVLLNTIIGFIQEYRSRKAVESLKNLITKTAVVKRDGKTEEINAKELTIGDIVILEEGVKVPADLILIESNRLSCDESQLTGESDAVKKESDDSIYMDSNVITGNGVGVVSKIGMDTEIGKIAGIVQEDDEETPLAKRVGKLGKILSAIAIVVCIAIFVLELLKGIPLVETFMTAVSLAVAAIPEGLPAVLTLTLALGMSEMAKSNAIVRKLLSVETLGSCTIICSDKTGTLTENKMTVVESFYLNNDKTHLIGKLCNNAAINGEDVIGDQTDGAILKYCKDHDCSLERIDEIPLDSNRKMMTTIHRLDSEKYIVLSKGAPEIILDKCKYIDDDGSIKILDDKIKQTLLEKVGEMSGHELRVIGFAYKIRDEDDDEQNLTFTGLLGLMDPPKKDAKKAVEDCITAGIDVVMITGDHEKTACAIARDLGILTTGRVMTGAELEQLSEEEYLKIAREIQVYARVKPSQKMKIVEALKKLDNIVAMTGDGVNDAPALKKASIGVAMGDGTDVAKEASDMILQNNDFTTIVKAIKSGRKIYDNIKRFVKYQVSTNVGAILTIVGTSLLNLPLPFNPAQLLWLNIVMDGPPAQMLGIEGAEKDIMQRPPERGDILTKNTLLQILFLGIVMAIGTIAVFSWEIYNGVDTRKAMTVAFTLFVVYQLLNAFNGRANSEKSSKYLYLGIIISFLLQLLILYIPQLQIIFRTTSIGITDWIIILVVASTILIAQKIMDKVIK